The Streptomyces sp. R33 genome contains the following window.
CGTCATCGAGCACCCGCGGCTGACCTGCACCTACTACAGCTACTGGGCCGGGGTTCCCTCGGACTTCGAGCTGTACGAGCAGCCGGGCCGCTGGATCGGCGTGCTGCCGACCAACAACGACCTCACGCTCCTCATGGCCTACTTCCCGCAGGCGGACTTCGGCGCGGTCCGCAAGGCGGTCGAACCCGCCTACCTCGACGCCTTCCGCACGACGGCGCCCGAGCTGTGGGAGCGCATGCAGTCGGGCGAGCGCGTGGAGCAGCTGTACGGCACGGGCCACCAGGACAACTACTTCCGCAAGGCCTACGGGCCCGGGTGGGCGCTGGTCGGCGACGCGGTGAACCACAAGGACTCCATCACCGCCCGCGGCATCACCGAGGCCTTCGTCCAGGCCCAGAACCTCACCGACTTCATCGGCGACGGCCTGCACGACGACGACAAGCTCAAGTCCGCGCTGCGGCGCTACGAGAACGAGCTGAGCAACGAGGCCCTCAACCACTACCAGGGCGCGCTCAACGTCGCCGAGCTCAAGCCCGAGGGCCGGGTCGACATGCTGCGGAAGCTGGTCGGCCACCAGGAGCACATCGACCGGTACTTCTCGACGCTGTCGGGGGCGTGCTCCATCGACGACTTCTACAACGACGAACTTCTGACCCTGCTCGACCAGAGCTGAGTGACGACTTGCTCCCTGGTTCCGCCGATTTGGAGAAACAATGATCCCGTTGTCGTTCGCGCAGCGTCGGCTGTGGTTCGTGGACCGGTTCGAAGGCCCTTCGCCGACCTACAACGGCGCTTTCGCCCTGCGGCTGACCGGTGAGCTGAACGTGGGTGCGCTGGAGACGGCGCTCCGCGATGTCATCGACCGGCACGAAGTCCTCCGTACGGTGATCGTCGAGGGCGACGACGGCATCCCGCACCAGGAGGTGCTGGCGTCCGGCCACAAGCCGTTCGAACTGCCGCTCGTCGAGGTGGCGGAGGAGGAGCGGGCGGCTGCCGTCGGCGCGGCCGCCGTCGAGACCTTCGACCTCGCCACCGACGTGCCGATCCGCGCCACGCTGGTGCGGACCGGCGCGCTCGACCACACCCTGGTCCTCGTGGTGCACCACATCGCCCTGGACGGGGAGTCCCTCGGGCCGCTGCTCCGCGACCTCACCACGGCGTACTCGGCCCGCAAGGAGGGCGACGCCCCCGTGTGGGAGCCGCTCCCGGTGCAGTACGCGGACTACACGCTGTGGCAGCAGGACATGCTCGGCGACGAGTCCGACCCGGACAGCCTGGCGGCCCGGCAGCTGGAGTACTGGCGCGAGGCCCTGGCCGACATGGCGCAGCCGCTGGCCCTGCCGACGGACCGCCCGCGCCCCAAGATGACGAGCCCCCGCGGCGACCTGGTCAAGTTCCCGATCGAGCCCGACCTGCTGCGCGCCGTGGAGAAGGTGGCCGCGGAACAGGACACCACGGTGTCCATGGTCATGCAGTCGGCGCTGGCGGTGCTCCTGCACCACCTCGGCTGCGGTGACGACGTGCCCCTCGGTGCGCCGATCGCCGGCCGCACCGACGAGGAGCTGCGCGACCTCGTCGGGTTCTTCGTCAACACCTGGGTGCTGCGCGTCGACCTCTCCGGCAACCCGACCTTCCTCGAGCTGCTCCAGCGGGTGCGCGACCGGGCCCTGGCCGCGTACGAC
Protein-coding sequences here:
- a CDS encoding NAD(P)/FAD-dependent oxidoreductase; protein product: MYDVIVIGARCAGSPTAMLFAQQGYRVLLLEKARFPQDTLSSHYLHMQGVALMNRWGLLDKLRDAGCRPITKQVYEGPGVRIEGFSLPMDGLTETYAPRRFVLDPILAEGAVEAGVEFQEGCAVNDLLFEDGRVVGVRYTTPGGAEATERARLVVGADGMRSLVARKVGAENVIEHPRLTCTYYSYWAGVPSDFELYEQPGRWIGVLPTNNDLTLLMAYFPQADFGAVRKAVEPAYLDAFRTTAPELWERMQSGERVEQLYGTGHQDNYFRKAYGPGWALVGDAVNHKDSITARGITEAFVQAQNLTDFIGDGLHDDDKLKSALRRYENELSNEALNHYQGALNVAELKPEGRVDMLRKLVGHQEHIDRYFSTLSGACSIDDFYNDELLTLLDQS